In the genome of Halosolutus amylolyticus, the window GACGCGACTCGGTGCAACGGGCCGGTATCCGTCGATTTACTTCGAGGACCCGTTCGGCTACCTCGTCGAGATCAAATCGCCCGCGTAGTCGGTCCGGCACGGCACCCGATCGGATCCCCGACGTCGAAGACGGTGCGTTTACACCCGTTCCGTCCCAACCGTCGCCAATGAGAGATCCAGACGGACTGATCGCTCGGGCGGGCGTGCGGGGCGATCCGGATCGCGACCAGCATTTCCTCGTCGACGATCGTGTCCTCGATCGCCTGCCGACCTACCTCGAGGATGGCGAGGCGCCACGCGCCTCGGATACTGCGAGCGGGGATCCCCCGCGAGCGGAGATCGACGCCGACACGAGCCACGTCCTCGAGATCGGCGGCGGGACGGGCGCGCTGACCGATCGGCTGCTCGCGGTCGCCGACGAGGTCACCGTCGTCGAGCGCGATCGAACCCTCGCGGGGTTCCTGCGCGAGGAGTTCGCCGACGCGATCGACGAGGGGCGACTGACGGTGATCGAGGGCGACGCCCTCGAGGTCGACCTGCCCGAGTTCACCGCGTCCGTGTCGAACCTGCCGTACGGCGTCTCGAGCGAGATTACCTTCCAATTGCTTCCCGAGGAGCGGCCGCTGGTGCTGATGTTCCAGCAGGAGTTCGCCGAGCGGATGGTCGCCGATCCCGGAACCAGCGAGTACGGGCGGCTCTCGGTCTCCACCCAGCACTACGCGGAGCCGGAACTCGTCGAGACGGTGCCGAAGGAGGCGTTCTCCCCGCCGCCGGCGGTCGAGAGCGCGGTGGTCCGACTGGTCCCGCGGGACCCGGACTACGAGATCGACGACGAGGAGTTCTTCCTGCGGTTCG includes:
- a CDS encoding 16S ribosomal RNA methyltransferase A, with the translated sequence MRDPDGLIARAGVRGDPDRDQHFLVDDRVLDRLPTYLEDGEAPRASDTASGDPPRAEIDADTSHVLEIGGGTGALTDRLLAVADEVTVVERDRTLAGFLREEFADAIDEGRLTVIEGDALEVDLPEFTASVSNLPYGVSSEITFQLLPEERPLVLMFQQEFAERMVADPGTSEYGRLSVSTQHYAEPELVETVPKEAFSPPPAVESAVVRLVPRDPDYEIDDEEFFLRFVKALFTQRRKTVRNGIRNTAHITSLEDPDAVVDAADEALLRKRPDAMTPAEFAQLATLAIEVGEPTA